The window CGGGCACCTGACGTTTGCGACACTGCACACCAACTCGGCGGTAGAGACTATTCACCGCATCATCGACGTCTTTCCCGCGCATCAGCAGCCGCAGATCCGTGCCCAACTCTCCTTCGTCCTGGAGGGGGTGCTCTGCCAGGCGCTTATCCCCAAAAGCAATGGCCAAGGGCGCGTGCTGTCACTGGAGATCATGATTCCGAATCCCGCGATCCGCAATCTGATTCGAGAAGACAAGATCCACCAGATCTATTCCACGATGCAAACCGGCCAGGGCAAGTTCGGGATGCAGACAATGAATCAATCGCTCCTCGGCCATTATTTGAGGCGGAGCGTCACGCTGGAAGAGGCGATGTTCAGGAGCCCACTGCCGGACGAACTGGCCCAAATGATCCAACGGGCACAAAAGACTAGGGTATAGAGCACAGTTCAAGGTTCAATGTTCAAGGTTCAAAGTTGAGAACCATCGCGTATTGAACGTTGCACATTGAACGTTGCACGTTGAACCTTGAACGTTGAACCTTGAACGTTGAACCTTAAAACGAGGTTGCTCATGCCGAGCTTCGCCTATCGCGGACGAAGCCAGACAGGCCAAGTGGTGGCCGGACGGATGGAGGCTACTACGACAGAGGCTGTTGTAGCAGCGCTCCGTCAACAACGGATCTTTCCGATTTCCGTTAAGCCGCAACTCAAGTTGATCGAGCTGAAGATCCCAGGATTGGGCAAGACGGTAAAGGATAAGGATCTCGCCGTATTCACCCGTCAGCTTGCCACGATGATCGATGCCGGACTCCCCCTGGTGCAGTGTCTGGAGACCCTGGCATCCCAACAGCCGAATAAAGCGTTCAAGAAAACCCTCACTGAAATCAGAGAGGATGTGGAGGCAGGGTTGACCTTTGCGGCGGCGCTCAAACGCGATCCGTCCGTATTTACTCCGCTGTACATCAACATGGTTGAGGCAGGTGAGGCGGGGGGCCTGCTCGATACGATCTTGAACCGTCTTGCGGTCTACATCGAGAAGGCGATGACCCTTCGACGGAAGGTCAAGGGCGCGATGATTTATCCCAGCACCATCGTGGTTGTAGCGATCACTGTTGTGACCTTTCTACTGGCTTTCGCGATTCCAACCTTCGCGAAGTTTTTTGAGGGGGCGAGGGTTGAGCTGCCCTTGCCGACTCAGATTGTCATGGCGCTTAGTCGCTTCGTCCAGGCGTATCTCCTGGCCGGCCTTGGCCTTTTCATTGCAGGGATCGTTGGCATCAGGTTTACGTATAGGACGGCAAAAGGAAGGCGGACCATTGACGCCTTATTGCTGCGGGTTCCCGTGTTCGGAGTGCTATTCCGAAAGGTAGCGATTGCAAGGTTCACGCGAACCTTGGGAACATTGATCGCCAGCGGCGTCCCTATCCTTGACGGCCTGAATATCACAGCGACAACTGCCGGGAACAAGATTGTAGAAGAGGCGATTATGAAAACTCGCAGCAGCATTGCTGAAGGGAAGACTATCGCCGCACCGCTCCAGGCATCCGGGGTCTTCCCGCCCATGGTCGTACAGATGATCAGTGTTGGCGAACAGTCCGGGTCGCTTGACTCGATGCTCGAAAAGATTGCCGACTTCTACGATGCCGAGGTCGATCAAGCGGTCGCCAATCTGACCGTCCTGATTGAGCCGATCCTCATGGTATTCCTGGGAATCGTCGTGGGCGGCATCATCATCGCAATGTATCTCCCCATCTTCAAATTGGTGACGGTAATAGGGAGCTGAAGAGCAGCTTCTAGCTGACAGCTAACCGCTGAAGACTATGACGGACACAAACGAGCTTTCGACTGAAGATGCTGCGCTAAGCCGACAGATCAAGTGGCTGATCGGCCTCCGGCTCCTCGTTGCATTTCTGTTTTTGGGGTCGGCCGGCATTCTCGCCCTTCGCGAGCATCCCCCCTTGACACTCACCCCCCTCTTCGTCCTCACCGCTTGCGCCTGTCTTCTCTCTATTCTCTATCTTCTTGCCCTAAGCCGTACCGAGCAACTGGCGCAGCTTTGCGGCCTGCAGATCTGGATCGACGTCGTCCTGGTCACTGCCTTGGTGCACTATACCGGCGGGCTCAAGAGCCTTTTTGCATTTGTCTATGTCTTCCCCGTCCTGGCCGCAGCGATCCTCCTGTCCCGGCGATCGAGCCTGTTGCTCGCCGGCGGAAGCACGATACTCTATGGAACGCTGATTGACCTCCAGATCTACGGACTCACGCAGCGCGCGCAGGGCCTCTTCATGGAAAGCGCCACGTATGATCCCGTATACGCACTTCTTCAACTCTTCGTCAACAGCGCAACCTTCTTCCTTGTGGCGCTGTTAGGCAGTCGGCTTGCCGAGCGGCTCAAGGAGACCGGCCGCGAATTAGAAGCGCAACGGATCGATCTCCGCAATCTCCGAACCCTTCACGAAGACATTATCGAAAATATCCCAAGTGGGGTCGTGACACTGGATCTTGATGGGAAGATCGTATCGTTTAATCGAGGCGCTCAGAAGATTATCGGCGCGACGGCCGAACAGATACGGGATAAGAGCTGGCGAGAGACACCTTTCAAAGCCATCGAGGGGCTCGAGACGTTCTTTTCCGTCCCCACGTCCACCCTGAGCGAATACTCGCAAGAACTTGCGATCCGCAACCACGTCGGCCAATCTATTCCAATCGGGATCAACCTCACCCCCCTGAAGTCGTCCGACGGCAGACTCGTGGGCCTGGTGGGTATCTTTCAGGACCTGACGGAACGGAAAAAGTCGGAGGCCAGGCTTCGTCAAGCCGATCGGCTTGCAACAGCAGGACAAATGGCGGCCGGACTGGCGCATGAGGTGAGAAATCCTTTGGCCGCGATCAGCGGTTGCATCGAGCTGATAAAGGAACAGGGAACGCCCAGACCTCAACTGTTTGAAATCGTGCTGCGCGAGGCAGAGCGACTGAAGTTGGTAACCGGGCAGTTCTTAGATTTCGCCAAGCCGACCCCGGCCTTGCAGAAACAGTGCAATCTCGGAACGCTGGTCACGGAGGCGGTCTCACTTTTGGAAAAGAGTTGTGACAGCACTCATCCGATCATCTTTTCCATTGAGCGGGAGGCCGAGGAGATGATGGCCGTCGGCGACCCGGATCAGTTGCGACAGGCGCTCTGGAACCTCGGGCTGAACGCAATCCAAGCCATGCAGATAGGCGGACAACTCAGTTTTGCCATCCGCCGCTATAGGTTGAAAAACACCGGCGATTGGGTGGCGATAGAACTGACCGATACGGGACCGGGGATCTCGCCGGAGGAAGTCGAACGAATTTTTGACCCGTTCTACACTACGAGGCCGGGCGGCACGGGCCTGGGACTGACCATCACACAGAAGATCGTGGATAATCTCGGCGGTCGGATCGAGGTGATCAGTCAGAAAGGCGGCGGGTCCACCTTTCGAGTCTTACTCAAACCGGCTCCATGCGAGGAGCATGCTGTGCAGGGCGTAGGGGTGCTCTAGTGGAAACCATATTGGTCGTCGATGACGAGCAGGGGCTGCGCGAGTTTCTCACCGCGCTTCTGGAACATGCGGGCTATCTCGTGCGTACGGCCTCTGACGGCGAGCAGGCGCTTGAACATGTTGCGCATCAGGTGCCGGATCTGGTGATCTCTGATATTCGAATGCCAAAGATGGATGGGATCGGTCTTCTGACCGGCATACGAAAGACGTATCCGCATGTACCCGTGATCATGATGACGGCATACGCCTCCATGGATTCGACGATTCAGGCCATGCGATTAGGCGCAGATGATTATATTACCAAGCCGTTCCGGATCGATGAAATCCGACTGGTTGTGGAAAAGGCCTTGGCGAAGGCCAGAACTAGATCGCTCGGTCAGACCGCTCAGCCTGTGGCGATGGAGGAGGTTCAGGCCGCGGGGCTCATTGGCCGCAGCCCGAAGATGGTCGAACTGTATAAGCTGATCACTCGGGTTGCCGAACTGGACAGTACGGTCCTTATCACCGGGGAGAGCGGGACGGGTAAAGAATTGGTGGCCCGCACCCTCCATTGCGCAAGCCCGCGAGCCGCCCGCCCGTTTCTCGCCATCAACTGCGGGGCCATCCCCGAGCAACTCCTCGAAAGCGAGCTATTCGGCCATGTAAAAGGTTCATTTACCGGCGCGGTCTCCCACAAGACCGGGCTGTTCGAGGTAGCCAATCTTGGAACAGTTCTGCTGGACGAAATCGCCGAGATGAGTCCGGTTCTTCAGGTCAAGCTCCTTCGGTTCCTGCAAGGGCGAACCTTCCGGCGGGTGGGGGGAACGGAGGATCTGGAGGTCGATATCCGTCTCATCGCCGCGACGAACAAAGACCTGGTAAAGGCCATGGCCGACGGGACGTTTCGCGAAGACCTGTTCTATCGACTGAATGTGATCCCGATCCATCTTCCGCCGCTTCGCGAACGAACGGAGGATGTCCCGTTGCTGGCTAACAGGCTGCTGGCCCAGTGCACACTGCGCCAGCAGAGGGATCCGACGTCAATCTCCCCGGAGGCCATGGAAATCCTCGTGCGGTATCACTGGCCCGGCAATGTGCGGGAGTTGGAAAATGTGATCGAACGGGCCCTCGCCCTCGAGACAAGCGATCAGTTGACCCCGGCCAGTATCTGTGTACAGGTGCGGACAGAGGGCGAGGGTGAAGGACCGCAGAGGCTATCAACCTTCGCCCTTCCGTCGGAGGGGATCGATCTGGAACAGACCGTCTCGGAACTCGAAAAAGAACTGATGCTTCAGGCGCTCGAACGTTCCGGATGGGTCCAGAGCAAGGCTGCAGAACTCCTCAATCTCACCTTTCGCGCCTTTCGCTATAAGGTCAAGAAGTACGGCATATCCAAGGCTCACTGATCCCTCCAAAACTGTCAGTCAATCGACACTTTATGTCACTTCCCCTTGACTTTTAGACACTCCGCGAGGCGCTGCCACACCCCAGCGTGCGCAAATGTCATCTTCCGATACTGTCATAATTTACTTGCAGCCGTGCCCAAGGAATTACGCCTGACAGCACCGTCATTGCGAGCGACCAACGGGAGCGCGGCAATCTACCCGTTTTGCTCTGCGGATCATCACAAACGGTGAGATTGCTTCGCCTTTGGCTCGCAATGATGCGCGAAAAGGGTGTTCGATCAGTGGCACTCCCTCGAGTGGGTTTGCATTAGGGCACTGCCCCTCTTCCCCATCTCCTTCAATCAGCCTGTTTTCCTTGGCATTGTGATCAATAAGTGTATCGACGCACAGATGGCACGATTCCTGCGTTATAACACAACGAAATAATTTTAGTTGTTGTATCGGTTAACCTTAGACGCTAAAGGAGAGAAGCAATGGATAGGCTGAGAAAGACGCTGATCGGACGGAAAGGTGGGTTCACATTGATTGAGTTGATGATCGTCGTCGCGATCATCGGGATCTTGGCAGCCATCGCCATGCCGCTCTATGCCGGTGTGCAGAGGAAGGCTCGGATCGCGAAGGCCCAGGCAGACATCCGGACTATCGCCTTAACTCTTACCGCCTATTCTGCTCACTGTGGCGGGCTCCCATCTGCAGCTGGCACCGCTGCCACCTGCGCCATCCTGACGGCCGACCAAGCCGCTGCGACGTTACCTACAGGCGCAGGCAGCCACGCCCTGGCGCTGACCCAGACTATCAACAACGTGGCGGCCGGTCCCTTCCTGGCTTCGATGCCGGTACGCCCCGAAGGATGGACTGCTGGTTACGTGTACTCAGTCACCTCCGGGGTCCCTGATATCGCAGCCACGGGAGATGGTGTCACCTGCACGCTACTGACGGGAGCGTGTACAGCTCCGGCGTCGTAGCTCGAAGAGAAGAGAGAAGGAGACTGCGATGTTGGAGCGGGTCTTGTCGAACAGTCGGGGTCTTACGATCGCGGAGTTGCTCGTAACGATCGGCATCATAGGAATCGTCAGCGTAACGGCCTTCCCGGTCTTCGTCAACTTCCTCCAGGCGACACAGACGCGGGGAGCAGCCCGGGAGTTGGTAGATCTATTGAATCAGGCACGGCAACTGGCCATTGCCACCAACAGTAGATACCAGGTTGAAATCGACACCGCCAACAATCGGCTCCGTTTTGTCAGAACCAATAATGGTCAGCCCTGGATCGAACCCGGTACGGATGGTCAGGGCTATAGAAGGCTTGAGAACCAAGCCAGGCTCTCAAACACCAACCGTCCCGCCTTTGCCTTTAACCCTCTCGGCACTACCCCCGATACTGGGACGATCACGGTCCAGGACTCAAGCGGCCATTCCAGTCTCGGCGTGGTGGTCAGCACCACAGGACGGATACGAATATGTCCGCCAAACTGTCCCTGAGCAATCGATACCGCGGCTTCACGCTGGTCGAGGTGCTGGTGGCCATGGCCATCCTGACGATTGCCATCCTCGGCGTTGGCGCCGCCATCGGCATACAGAGCGGCGGGACAGCCCATAGGGTGTCATTCGGTCTTGGGGCGGTCAGTCGCGCCGGCTTCTTATCGACCGCCGCATTTCTTGCCCAGGAGCGGCTGGAGCAGATCAAACGGCTGAACTACACGCTGTCGAACGATCCGTTCGGAGCCGCTCAATCTCCGACAGATTTTCCCGATGAAGAGTTTGGGACGATGGCGGGTTATCCGAACTTCAGCCGACAGGTACGGTTCTGGTCGAATACCCCGGATCCCAATATCAAGCTGATCACCGTCACCGTATTCTTCAATACGCCCGGCGACAATGACGTCCACCAGGAACACGTAGTGGTCAGTACGCTGATGGCGGCCAGACCGTGAGCATAGGTACAAATCATGCTGAAGCGTACCGGCCGATCGGGTTTCTCCCTAGTGGAACTCCTCATCACTGTGGCCCTTGTCGGCCTTATGGTATCCGCCGTGGCCGGCGTGTACCAGATCTCTCAGGAGAGCTATACCAGGGCCAGCTCCCTGGAGGCCGCCCAGCTTGGGGCGAGGGCCGGCGTGGATCGAATGGCGAACGAACTCAGGCTGATCGGTTCATATTGGGTCGGGGCTTCCTGCGTCGAGACCAACTGCAATGCGATCACGGCTGCCTCCTCTTACAGCATAACTTTTAGAGCAAACGTAGACGACTTTTCCATAATCGGTGGCGCTGAAGCGAGGGTCAGAGACGGCTCCACAGCAACCGGGGCCACGGTGCCTTTAAACATAGCGGCAACGGCGATCAATAATGCCTTCAAATGTTACTCGAAGTCGACCCTGAACGATTATATCTATATTGCCAATGGAGGTACGCGGGAGGTCAGGAGGATAGCGACGATCACTAATAATCCCACTTGCAACAACTCAAGCGACAGAACCATTACCCTTGCGTCAGATCTGGGCTCACCCTATCCCGCAGGCAGTCTTGTCCGGGATGTCAAGACCATTACCTACGTTCTGAATGGAACTACACTTACCAGGTCTCAGAACGGAAGCGGCGCCGATCCTTTCATCAATAATGTGTCGGGCCTGACCTTCACCTATTTCAGTTTCGACGGGGCAACGACGACGACGGATCCGGCCCTTATCAGGGAGATTCATATCGATCTGACAGTTCTGGGCCCAGACGGCAGTCCCCGCCGTATGATCACTCGGGTCAAACCAAGGAACCTGCCATGAAGTGGAAGATTATGATAACGAGGCGGCATCCGATACGAGATGATCGGGGGCTTATCCTTCCGCTCACACTTCTGATCATGGTCATCCTAAGCGCGCTGGCGTTCGCTATTCTGTCGATTGGAGGGTCCGAGACCCAGATCGCTTCCAACCATCTCGGCTCCATACAGGCCGACTTTTTGGCTGAGGCCGGACTGGAACATGCCTTTAACACACTACGGACCACGCCAGCCCTCATGCCAAATGCTAATGCCCATATCGCCGACAATATATCGTTGGGTCAGGCGGGCAGCGTCATAGGAACCTACGACGTGTGGTCCCAGGCGGCTGGAGCCGACACCGTCAGAGTAGTGTCAACGGGCACCACCGCCATTAGAGGATCCCAAAAGATCCGGAGGGCGATCATGAGCACCTTTTTTCACTCCGATCACGCCCTCCTAACCAACGGTCCGCTCGCTATTTCCGGCAACACAGGCGTATTGCAAACCGGCGGGCAATGCGGGAACGTTCATACCAATGACGATCTTGAGCTGAATGGCAGTGCTATTGACATCGTTGGAGCCGCCACCGCCAGCGGCGCCTATCCCCAGAACAGTAACGCCGACGTTGGTCCGGGCAGCGGGCACGTTCTATTCACAAAGAAGATTCCGGTCATCAATCCAACCGATTTTCTGAATATCGCCATCGCGACCCTGCCGGCAAATCAGGTCTTTCAGATGATGGAGAACGGTGACGTGCTGAACGGCAGCAGCACCCCGCTCCAGCACCTGAACTCCGGAGACAGTTATAACGGGTGGAGTTTCAGTGCCGGTACTCCTGCACAGTGGCAATTTAGTGGCACCTCTGGCCACGTGAACGGTACGTACTATTTCGAGGGAAACGTGCGCCTTTCAGGCAGTCCGGGCTCTACAGCCAACCCGTGGGTCGTCACCCTTATCGCTACCGGGAACATCATCATCACGGGCGGTCCGACGGTACAAACAAGCATGACCGATACCCTGTTTATTGCGGGTCTGGATATCGACATTCATGGCAACCCGGG of the Candidatus Methylomirabilis lanthanidiphila genome contains:
- a CDS encoding Multi-sensor signal transduction histidine kinase; translated protein: MTDTNELSTEDAALSRQIKWLIGLRLLVAFLFLGSAGILALREHPPLTLTPLFVLTACACLLSILYLLALSRTEQLAQLCGLQIWIDVVLVTALVHYTGGLKSLFAFVYVFPVLAAAILLSRRSSLLLAGGSTILYGTLIDLQIYGLTQRAQGLFMESATYDPVYALLQLFVNSATFFLVALLGSRLAERLKETGRELEAQRIDLRNLRTLHEDIIENIPSGVVTLDLDGKIVSFNRGAQKIIGATAEQIRDKSWRETPFKAIEGLETFFSVPTSTLSEYSQELAIRNHVGQSIPIGINLTPLKSSDGRLVGLVGIFQDLTERKKSEARLRQADRLATAGQMAAGLAHEVRNPLAAISGCIELIKEQGTPRPQLFEIVLREAERLKLVTGQFLDFAKPTPALQKQCNLGTLVTEAVSLLEKSCDSTHPIIFSIEREAEEMMAVGDPDQLRQALWNLGLNAIQAMQIGGQLSFAIRRYRLKNTGDWVAIELTDTGPGISPEEVERIFDPFYTTRPGGTGLGLTITQKIVDNLGGRIEVISQKGGGSTFRVLLKPAPCEEHAVQGVGVL
- a CDS encoding acetoacetate metabolism regulatory protein AtoC, giving the protein METILVVDDEQGLREFLTALLEHAGYLVRTASDGEQALEHVAHQVPDLVISDIRMPKMDGIGLLTGIRKTYPHVPVIMMTAYASMDSTIQAMRLGADDYITKPFRIDEIRLVVEKALAKARTRSLGQTAQPVAMEEVQAAGLIGRSPKMVELYKLITRVAELDSTVLITGESGTGKELVARTLHCASPRAARPFLAINCGAIPEQLLESELFGHVKGSFTGAVSHKTGLFEVANLGTVLLDEIAEMSPVLQVKLLRFLQGRTFRRVGGTEDLEVDIRLIAATNKDLVKAMADGTFREDLFYRLNVIPIHLPPLRERTEDVPLLANRLLAQCTLRQQRDPTSISPEAMEILVRYHWPGNVRELENVIERALALETSDQLTPASICVQVRTEGEGEGPQRLSTFALPSEGIDLEQTVSELEKELMLQALERSGWVQSKAAELLNLTFRAFRYKVKKYGISKAH
- a CDS encoding Fimbrial protein pilin gives rise to the protein MDRLRKTLIGRKGGFTLIELMIVVAIIGILAAIAMPLYAGVQRKARIAKAQADIRTIALTLTAYSAHCGGLPSAAGTAATCAILTADQAAATLPTGAGSHALALTQTINNVAAGPFLASMPVRPEGWTAGYVYSVTSGVPDIAATGDGVTCTLLTGACTAPAS
- a CDS encoding type II secretion system protein F codes for the protein MPSFAYRGRSQTGQVVAGRMEATTTEAVVAALRQQRIFPISVKPQLKLIELKIPGLGKTVKDKDLAVFTRQLATMIDAGLPLVQCLETLASQQPNKAFKKTLTEIREDVEAGLTFAAALKRDPSVFTPLYINMVEAGEAGGLLDTILNRLAVYIEKAMTLRRKVKGAMIYPSTIVVVAITVVTFLLAFAIPTFAKFFEGARVELPLPTQIVMALSRFVQAYLLAGLGLFIAGIVGIRFTYRTAKGRRTIDALLLRVPVFGVLFRKVAIARFTRTLGTLIASGVPILDGLNITATTAGNKIVEEAIMKTRSSIAEGKTIAAPLQASGVFPPMVVQMISVGEQSGSLDSMLEKIADFYDAEVDQAVANLTVLIEPILMVFLGIVVGGIIIAMYLPIFKLVTVIGS